A genomic stretch from Candidatus Hydrogenedentota bacterium includes:
- a CDS encoding DUF4861 domain-containing protein has translation MRWMSLVVLLLVASVCVAQEAPAPAPPAPAPEAAPAPAPAPAEPAPAPAPAPAEPAPAPAPAPAPEPAPAPAPEPAPAAPAEQPPMAEQPAAPAPAPAPAEPAPAPAPAPEPAPAPAPAPAPEPAPAPPAAPAAPQPIANPALPTLERVFGEMVKLDPNLVAQVKALEPGKLQFVDANQDGKPEEVWFIDPSPRIPAEYQPVLVRAIDEDNDLDNGREPDMDSDVYVADWNADGIANAVVDYTDINDDQQLDETAFYFAGGRFGAPENALMVWWGKDIGGDHLLWYNVAYTYFQDLCQWHSHFSGDEMFSAFILTPDTPEWVPVFENPFVFYDRDRDTASEETIRYEFVDGALKSYRHSFDADNDSTRELPHDYDVSISAYAPENTRMADTDTQRLTLRGVQTQPLLTHPAAAAMGAGIPWTIKMLTWDENDDNVDGDGKADRNERWEGIIAKGAEGFPQVGGPSCGAFNKRYELEPASKTPIRVYFRPADHRIHLFGAKKSWIDVDANEDSQSDMKYDMTDSNNDGIVDTWAIDIDCDGKADDTWQAADASIVDLGWNWGEVNTTHTGALAADAPALFALSQRLEQALAAKGTDPATDPVVQLVRSGFASPAFDDARRRKYMSSEETRVYYFGLIRDRMIVALKKAHDNAAFWQGLNEARSRGDYGKMRELVEKEFALAEALPAYPDWVAGKMNELPATPRVAWAQDWLPDQIGWESEKIAYRTAWGQIDFFGKKKDALLLPTLKSEEGIEREQDWGMDSLFVRDTAGCGGVTLYVNGKGFPVRSPQGVGAATFTKGLVEQTNDKVTVEVKGANVGPEGATYTVRLRFTAFAGRADSAVEVLVEGGAPEDKIELGISLTRLSRQDLVVDTAAGVFGVKGEQTFNVGPIGMGVVYPVSRFLRVSNPASENEVVLSIDKGTPLVYHIIADWQRGRQYPVAPSTGDWLEELRRLSQLVGLK, from the coding sequence ATGCGGTGGATGAGTTTAGTAGTACTGTTGTTGGTTGCGTCGGTCTGCGTGGCCCAGGAGGCGCCCGCTCCGGCTCCGCCTGCTCCAGCACCCGAGGCGGCGCCTGCGCCAGCACCGGCACCTGCTGAACCGGCGCCAGCACCGGCTCCGGCACCCGCCGAACCGGCCCCAGCGCCCGCCCCCGCGCCAGCACCAGAGCCAGCGCCTGCTCCCGCGCCTGAACCTGCACCCGCTGCGCCCGCTGAGCAACCGCCCATGGCGGAACAGCCTGCGGCACCAGCACCGGCTCCGGCACCCGCCGAACCGGCCCCAGCACCCGCACCCGCACCAGAGCCCGCGCCTGCACCGGCACCGGCACCGGCCCCAGAGCCCGCGCCCGCGCCACCCGCTGCCCCGGCAGCGCCCCAACCCATCGCCAATCCAGCCTTGCCAACGCTTGAGCGCGTCTTCGGAGAAATGGTGAAACTCGATCCGAACTTGGTGGCGCAAGTGAAGGCGTTGGAACCGGGCAAGCTCCAGTTTGTCGACGCCAACCAGGACGGCAAGCCGGAAGAGGTGTGGTTTATCGATCCGTCGCCTCGCATTCCCGCGGAATACCAGCCGGTGCTTGTACGCGCTATCGACGAAGACAACGACCTCGATAACGGCCGCGAACCCGATATGGACAGCGACGTATATGTCGCCGATTGGAACGCGGATGGCATCGCCAATGCGGTGGTCGATTACACGGACATCAACGACGACCAGCAGTTAGACGAAACGGCGTTTTACTTTGCGGGAGGGCGGTTCGGAGCACCTGAAAACGCGCTCATGGTGTGGTGGGGCAAGGACATTGGTGGAGACCACCTGCTTTGGTACAACGTCGCCTACACGTATTTCCAGGACCTGTGCCAGTGGCACTCCCACTTCAGCGGTGACGAGATGTTCAGCGCCTTCATTCTGACGCCGGACACGCCCGAGTGGGTTCCCGTATTCGAGAATCCCTTTGTGTTCTATGACCGCGACCGGGACACGGCCAGCGAAGAGACCATTCGCTATGAGTTTGTTGATGGCGCGTTGAAATCCTACCGGCACAGCTTTGACGCAGACAACGACAGCACCCGCGAACTGCCGCATGACTACGACGTTTCCATTAGTGCTTACGCCCCCGAAAACACGCGCATGGCCGACACCGACACGCAGCGCTTGACCTTGCGCGGCGTGCAGACGCAACCGCTATTGACACACCCGGCCGCAGCAGCCATGGGCGCTGGAATCCCGTGGACCATCAAAATGCTGACCTGGGACGAGAACGACGATAACGTCGATGGAGACGGCAAAGCCGATCGTAACGAGCGTTGGGAAGGCATCATTGCGAAGGGGGCTGAAGGATTCCCGCAAGTTGGCGGACCCAGTTGCGGCGCTTTCAACAAGCGGTACGAGCTTGAGCCCGCCAGCAAAACGCCCATCCGCGTGTATTTCCGGCCCGCAGACCACCGCATCCATCTTTTCGGCGCGAAGAAGTCGTGGATCGATGTCGACGCCAACGAAGATAGCCAGTCCGACATGAAATACGACATGACCGATTCCAACAACGACGGAATCGTGGACACGTGGGCCATCGATATCGATTGCGATGGGAAGGCCGACGATACGTGGCAGGCCGCGGATGCGTCCATCGTCGATTTGGGCTGGAACTGGGGCGAGGTAAACACCACGCACACGGGCGCATTGGCCGCCGACGCGCCCGCCTTGTTTGCGCTGTCGCAACGTCTGGAACAGGCCTTGGCCGCCAAGGGAACCGACCCGGCAACGGACCCGGTTGTCCAATTGGTACGCTCGGGTTTTGCATCCCCCGCGTTTGACGACGCGCGCCGCCGCAAGTACATGAGCAGCGAAGAAACGCGCGTTTATTATTTCGGTCTTATTCGTGACCGCATGATTGTCGCGCTCAAGAAAGCGCACGACAATGCCGCATTCTGGCAGGGCCTCAACGAAGCGCGCAGCCGCGGCGACTACGGCAAGATGCGGGAATTGGTAGAGAAGGAATTTGCTTTGGCGGAAGCGTTGCCTGCCTACCCGGATTGGGTTGCCGGCAAGATGAACGAGCTTCCTGCCACGCCGCGGGTCGCGTGGGCGCAGGATTGGCTGCCCGACCAAATCGGCTGGGAATCGGAGAAGATTGCCTACCGGACCGCCTGGGGGCAGATCGATTTCTTCGGCAAGAAAAAAGACGCGCTCCTGCTGCCGACTCTGAAGTCGGAAGAGGGCATTGAACGCGAGCAGGATTGGGGCATGGACAGCCTCTTCGTGCGCGACACGGCAGGTTGCGGCGGAGTGACGCTTTACGTCAACGGCAAAGGTTTCCCCGTTCGCAGCCCGCAAGGAGTCGGCGCGGCGACATTTACGAAAGGCTTGGTGGAACAGACCAACGACAAGGTCACCGTCGAGGTCAAAGGCGCGAATGTCGGACCTGAAGGCGCAACGTATACCGTACGCCTGCGATTCACGGCATTCGCGGGACGCGCGGATTCCGCAGTAGAAGTGTTGGTCGAAGGTGGCGCGCCCGAAGACAAGATTGAACTGGGTATCAGCCTGACCCGGTTGTCGCGCCAGGACTTGGTGGTGGACACGGCGGCCGGAGTGTTCGGCGTGAAGGGCGAGCAGACCTTCAACGTGGGACCCATCGGGATGGGGGTCGTGTACCCGGTATCCCGTTTCCTGCGAGTGTCCAACCCCGCGAGCGAGAACGAAGTTGTCCTCAGCATCGACAAAGGGACTCCGCTCGTCTATCACATCATTGCCGATTGGCAGCGAGGCCGTCAGTACCCGGTCGCGCCGTCCACCGGCGATTGGCTTGAAGAACTGCGGCGCCTTTCGCAACTGGTTGGGTTAAAGTAG
- a CDS encoding HDOD domain-containing protein, translating into MTSNHGDVRPGGSKKSLLSKPTSEATSSGGSALRKSTDPASKRRIGQLLVDSGLVDERQLQRALKVQEEKGGKIVEIMIAQGSLDTDQFVEFLARQPGVASLDLSHYEVARDLVQLVPREIAVRHELFPIDRLGRLLTIGMVCPLDSNTIREIETITGLRVKALLCSAHDIREAIERYYPQADPEVSTEISLATSSASEDVHGLKAPIRLRNVAALIHEVDTLPALPETVKRVQEATLDPLSSVRDVADIIVLDPPIAAKVLSVANSAAYGFPQRVDDISLAVALLGLRETYSIVLSAAVVNMFEKSKKFDYKSFWVESMCCAGATRIVSKAARRKHQVGVFSAGLLHDIGRLALSEIVPELYAKVPKELSSLELVAAEEEIIGLSHTEAGYLLGERWGLPVDIVEPIRFHHRPDLAVDSKENVAIVSIASAMAYAQGASIEENAPIFEDLKLPMTILRLDFESAEAMLVEYLSLRNACLSDSLS; encoded by the coding sequence ATGACTTCGAATCACGGCGACGTTCGACCCGGCGGCAGTAAGAAGAGTCTGCTCAGCAAGCCCACTTCCGAGGCAACTTCCTCGGGAGGAAGCGCATTGCGGAAATCTACCGACCCCGCGTCCAAGCGCCGTATCGGCCAGTTGCTGGTCGATTCGGGACTGGTAGACGAGCGTCAGCTCCAACGCGCGCTGAAGGTACAGGAAGAAAAGGGCGGCAAGATCGTCGAAATCATGATTGCGCAGGGCTCCCTGGATACCGATCAGTTCGTGGAGTTCCTGGCCCGGCAGCCGGGTGTGGCAAGTTTAGACCTGTCGCATTACGAAGTGGCGCGCGACCTTGTTCAACTCGTGCCGCGCGAGATCGCGGTACGCCATGAACTGTTCCCGATCGACCGGCTTGGGCGGCTATTGACCATCGGCATGGTTTGTCCGCTCGACTCCAATACCATTCGCGAAATCGAAACCATTACCGGTCTTCGCGTGAAAGCTCTTTTGTGTTCCGCACATGACATTCGAGAAGCCATTGAGCGGTACTATCCGCAGGCCGATCCCGAAGTCTCCACGGAAATCTCGCTGGCTACGTCTTCCGCATCGGAAGATGTGCATGGTCTCAAAGCGCCGATCCGGTTGCGCAACGTTGCCGCGCTCATACACGAGGTCGACACGCTGCCCGCGCTGCCCGAGACAGTCAAACGTGTGCAGGAAGCGACCCTGGACCCGCTAAGCTCCGTGCGCGACGTCGCCGACATCATCGTCCTGGACCCGCCAATCGCGGCGAAGGTGCTGAGCGTCGCCAACTCGGCGGCATACGGTTTCCCGCAGCGTGTGGACGATATCTCTCTTGCGGTCGCGTTGTTGGGACTCCGTGAGACCTACTCCATCGTATTGTCCGCGGCCGTCGTGAATATGTTCGAGAAGTCGAAGAAATTCGACTACAAGAGTTTCTGGGTTGAGTCGATGTGCTGCGCCGGCGCGACGCGCATAGTCTCGAAAGCGGCGCGGCGCAAGCATCAGGTTGGTGTATTCTCTGCAGGACTGCTGCACGACATCGGGCGGCTCGCGCTTTCCGAGATTGTGCCGGAACTCTACGCAAAGGTCCCCAAAGAGTTGTCGTCGCTTGAACTGGTCGCGGCAGAAGAAGAAATCATCGGGCTATCGCACACGGAAGCAGGGTACCTGCTGGGCGAACGTTGGGGTCTTCCGGTAGACATTGTCGAACCGATTCGCTTCCACCACCGGCCCGACTTGGCGGTCGACAGCAAAGAGAATGTGGCCATCGTATCCATTGCGTCCGCAATGGCATACGCGCAAGGCGCGTCCATCGAAGAAAACGCTCCCATTTTCGAAGATCTGAAGCTGCCCATGACGATTCTTCGCTTGGACTTCGAATCCGCGGAAGCGATGCTGGTCGAGTACCTTAGTCTGCGCAATGCCTGTCTCAGCGATTCACTGAGTTGA
- the queA gene encoding tRNA preQ1(34) S-adenosylmethionine ribosyltransferase-isomerase QueA: protein MHISELDYELPEELIAQQPCEQRDASRLMVIDRADGVIHTDVFRNVSAYLRAGDCLVLNQTRVIRARLHGRKPSGGAVEIFLLHEESPGCWEALVRPSARVKPGVTVIVEGVLRAVVEDVLPDGKRRVRFETENVLGALEEVGEIPLPPYIHRESPDAHDLTRYQTIYAASPGAVAAPTAGLHFTDEVFTSLDALGVRRVSLTLHVGYGTFKPIQAETVEAHKLDPEDFVFPAETAATLNETRAKGGRIVAVGTTATRVLETQCVDGTFREGSGATNTFIYPPYAFRGVDVLQTNFHLPRSSLLALVYAFGGQELIRAAYRRAIEERFRFYSYGDVMLIR, encoded by the coding sequence ATGCATATCTCCGAACTCGATTACGAACTTCCCGAAGAGCTTATCGCGCAGCAGCCGTGTGAGCAACGCGACGCGTCGCGGCTGATGGTGATCGACCGCGCCGATGGCGTCATCCACACGGACGTCTTCCGCAACGTGTCGGCGTATCTGCGCGCGGGCGACTGCCTCGTACTCAACCAGACCCGTGTGATCCGCGCCCGCCTGCACGGCCGAAAGCCGTCGGGCGGAGCGGTCGAGATCTTTCTGCTCCACGAGGAATCCCCGGGTTGCTGGGAGGCCTTGGTGCGGCCGTCGGCGCGCGTCAAGCCGGGCGTGACCGTTATCGTGGAGGGGGTGCTACGCGCCGTTGTGGAGGATGTACTCCCCGATGGGAAGCGGCGCGTGCGTTTCGAAACCGAAAACGTGCTGGGCGCATTGGAAGAGGTGGGCGAGATCCCGCTGCCGCCGTACATTCACCGCGAATCGCCGGACGCACATGACCTGACCCGTTATCAGACCATCTATGCGGCATCACCGGGCGCCGTGGCCGCGCCCACGGCGGGCCTGCACTTCACGGACGAAGTCTTCACATCGCTCGATGCACTGGGCGTGCGCAGAGTTTCGCTTACGTTGCACGTGGGATACGGCACCTTCAAGCCGATCCAAGCGGAGACGGTCGAAGCGCACAAGCTCGACCCCGAAGATTTTGTATTTCCCGCGGAAACGGCGGCAACGTTGAATGAGACGCGGGCAAAAGGCGGGCGAATCGTTGCCGTGGGCACGACCGCAACGCGCGTGCTGGAAACGCAGTGCGTGGACGGCACGTTTCGAGAAGGCAGCGGCGCAACCAACACGTTCATCTATCCGCCGTACGCATTTCGCGGCGTGGACGTGCTGCAGACGAACTTCCACTTGCCGCGTTCCAGCTTGCTGGCATTGGTCTATGCGTTCGGCGGACAGGAACTGATCCGGGCGGCCTACCGGCGCGCCATAGAGGAGCGGTTCCGCTTTTACTCCTACGGCGACGTCATGCTGATTCGATGA
- a CDS encoding cyclic nucleotide-binding domain-containing protein produces the protein MNLQRVRSCIRETPVFKGLTPRMIDRVGMTLLWTGEIIRFSPGQPLFVEGDERDTSGCILLDGDVTITREGGDPVTCTAPELFGEMHQLEETAQRTATVWAATDAVVLRFDWHEFITAMGLLLTQSEQIQLKEAFLHLTQRRRKGQE, from the coding sequence ATGAATCTTCAGCGTGTGCGTTCGTGTATTCGTGAGACACCCGTCTTCAAAGGACTGACGCCGCGAATGATCGACCGCGTCGGCATGACGCTGCTGTGGACGGGCGAGATCATCCGGTTCTCACCGGGCCAGCCGTTGTTTGTCGAAGGAGACGAGCGCGATACCAGCGGCTGCATTCTGCTCGACGGCGACGTGACTATTACGCGGGAGGGCGGTGACCCCGTGACGTGTACGGCGCCGGAATTGTTCGGCGAGATGCACCAGCTCGAAGAGACCGCGCAACGTACCGCCACCGTATGGGCGGCAACGGACGCGGTCGTGCTGCGTTTCGACTGGCACGAGTTCATAACCGCGATGGGGTTGCTGCTCACGCAGTCCGAACAGATTCAGTTGAAAGAAGCGTTCCTGCATCTCACGCAACGGCGCAGGAAGGGTCAGGAATAG
- a CDS encoding PDZ domain-containing protein → MRVIVPLRVGVAALALTVLAANVASGGEAAPAPAPKMVMKTIRADQAQTLADGLEASLVTMKVSGKQPQVVVRLRDASNDLFLKWAELKEGDVLVSVNGTPIQMRDEVVKAAKELKPGKTLQMDLTRQGKSVVLRIRIGDGASEAPVATPSPKSESKKSNDGAIVVNAEQMERELEALDPVTLMLQAAPQMVEDANGRIIGITSDNLGGIPLAGKVGLMSGDVIQSVNGIPITSEASIFELADRLQGQKQFEARVLRNGKPMVLHVVAE, encoded by the coding sequence ATGCGCGTAATCGTGCCGTTACGAGTAGGAGTTGCCGCACTCGCCTTGACCGTGCTCGCGGCGAATGTGGCGTCCGGAGGCGAGGCCGCGCCTGCGCCCGCCCCCAAAATGGTCATGAAGACCATTCGCGCGGATCAGGCCCAAACGCTTGCCGATGGACTGGAAGCGTCTTTGGTGACGATGAAGGTATCGGGAAAGCAGCCGCAAGTTGTCGTTCGGTTGCGCGACGCGAGCAATGACCTGTTCCTCAAATGGGCGGAGTTGAAGGAAGGCGATGTGCTCGTGTCGGTCAACGGCACGCCTATCCAGATGCGCGACGAAGTGGTGAAGGCAGCGAAGGAACTCAAGCCCGGAAAAACGTTGCAGATGGATCTCACCCGGCAAGGGAAGTCCGTGGTGTTGCGTATTCGAATTGGAGACGGGGCGAGCGAGGCCCCCGTCGCGACTCCGTCGCCGAAAAGCGAATCCAAGAAGTCGAACGACGGTGCAATTGTCGTCAATGCGGAACAAATGGAACGCGAGCTGGAGGCGCTGGATCCGGTTACGCTGATGCTTCAGGCAGCGCCGCAAATGGTGGAGGACGCCAACGGCAGAATCATCGGTATAACGTCCGACAATCTTGGCGGAATACCGTTGGCAGGCAAGGTGGGGCTAATGAGCGGAGACGTCATTCAGTCTGTAAACGGCATTCCCATCACCAGCGAAGCGTCGATATTCGAACTTGCAGACCGACTGCAGGGTCAAAAACAGTTCGAGGCGCGCGTGCTCCGAAACGGAAAGCCGATGGTGTTGCACGTCGTCGCGGAATAG
- a CDS encoding glycosyltransferase family 9 protein has protein sequence MKALTSFEERYGPLTRRLNRLRRAWRWRAKCASRKPARILVETRWRLGDEIMALPIYEALKTAFPFARVDAWCNYPDLLLDSPYVDTVYEGTAIPDDDGVDRYILMRGAPRDRYRREHYAALAGVPTPECAPRLYYRDWTSPMVRPHEKTIAVSTGASWPTKRWPIDLWRELCQALEEEGYRLIQLGKDDEIVGLQESFLGKTGIRDAACLLHAARLFICCDSGLMHLAQAAGTPAIALFGPTDPAILLRPNEGVTAITNARPCFGCWNISQDMQKEGVCPIHEPQCLGTITPARVLQVVHEVLARE, from the coding sequence ATGAAAGCCCTAACTTCATTTGAAGAGCGGTACGGTCCGCTGACACGGCGGCTGAACCGTTTGCGCCGGGCCTGGCGGTGGCGCGCGAAGTGCGCTTCCCGCAAGCCGGCGCGCATCCTCGTGGAGACCCGGTGGCGGCTCGGCGACGAAATCATGGCGCTTCCAATCTACGAGGCGCTTAAGACCGCGTTTCCCTTCGCGCGGGTCGACGCGTGGTGCAACTACCCCGATCTGCTGCTGGATTCGCCGTATGTGGACACGGTCTACGAAGGCACCGCGATTCCCGACGATGACGGCGTGGATCGGTACATCTTGATGCGAGGCGCGCCACGGGATCGGTATCGGCGGGAACACTACGCCGCGTTGGCGGGCGTGCCTACGCCCGAATGTGCCCCGAGGTTGTACTACCGCGATTGGACGTCCCCGATGGTCCGTCCACACGAAAAGACGATTGCCGTGAGTACGGGGGCATCCTGGCCTACGAAGCGCTGGCCTATCGATCTCTGGAGAGAGTTGTGCCAAGCGCTGGAAGAGGAAGGCTACCGCCTCATTCAGCTCGGCAAGGACGACGAAATCGTCGGACTACAGGAGTCGTTTCTGGGGAAGACCGGTATTCGCGATGCCGCATGCCTGCTGCATGCCGCGCGCCTGTTCATCTGCTGCGATTCGGGCCTGATGCACCTTGCCCAGGCCGCCGGAACGCCGGCCATCGCCTTGTTCGGCCCCACGGACCCCGCGATACTGCTACGCCCCAACGAAGGCGTCACGGCCATCACAAACGCGCGGCCATGCTTTGGGTGTTGGAACATCTCCCAGGACATGCAAAAAGAGGGCGTGTGCCCGATTCACGAACCGCAATGCCTCGGGACCATTACACCGGCCCGGGTGTTGCAGGTTGTACACGAGGTTCTTGCGCGTGAGTAG
- a CDS encoding glycosyltransferase family 4 protein has protein sequence MSSASKRIRVLFLTLYPDLAASPRYRVAQFLPHLRKHGMECAVASAVTEDEYSCKGRPLWYHVAELRHRVAQMLEASHYDVVFLQKAITTAYVRGNHTILRRRARRLVYDIDDAVHLSPPSSLRGARRIVEDRAQVRKLMAMSDLVLAGNAWLRQEAENAGGNAVFFPTVVDTDRFVPSQTGSPAFRVGWIGNPSTTPHLAAAADALESMNDTEVIAIGADPHSVALTRATVVPWSYETEVASIQSLSVGIMPLPKDEWTRGKCALKALQYMACAIPCVATPYGAVTDIIQHGENGLFADSTQEWRDAFERLRDPRERARIGDAGRQTVIERFSLASAAPRLVALLEGVA, from the coding sequence GTGAGTAGCGCATCGAAAAGAATACGCGTGCTTTTTCTCACGCTGTATCCCGACTTGGCGGCCAGCCCCAGGTACCGCGTTGCCCAGTTCTTGCCGCATCTGCGCAAGCACGGTATGGAGTGCGCCGTCGCTTCCGCCGTTACCGAGGACGAATACTCCTGCAAAGGACGGCCACTCTGGTACCACGTGGCCGAATTGCGGCATCGAGTCGCGCAGATGCTTGAAGCCAGTCACTACGATGTGGTTTTCCTGCAGAAAGCCATTACGACTGCCTACGTGCGCGGCAATCACACGATTCTTCGCCGCCGCGCGCGGCGATTGGTTTATGATATAGACGACGCGGTGCATCTATCTCCGCCGAGTTCGTTGCGTGGCGCGCGACGGATTGTTGAAGACCGAGCGCAGGTGCGGAAGCTCATGGCCATGTCCGACCTTGTCCTGGCAGGAAACGCGTGGCTTCGTCAGGAGGCCGAGAATGCAGGGGGGAACGCTGTGTTTTTCCCCACCGTCGTCGATACGGATCGCTTTGTGCCCTCGCAAACTGGTTCGCCCGCGTTTCGAGTCGGTTGGATCGGGAATCCCAGCACCACACCTCATCTGGCGGCGGCCGCGGATGCATTGGAATCGATGAACGACACCGAAGTGATTGCCATAGGAGCCGACCCGCATTCGGTTGCGTTGACGCGGGCGACCGTGGTCCCCTGGTCCTACGAAACGGAGGTAGCTTCTATACAGAGCCTCTCTGTTGGAATCATGCCTTTGCCGAAGGACGAGTGGACCCGGGGAAAGTGCGCGCTCAAGGCGCTGCAATACATGGCGTGCGCAATACCGTGCGTGGCGACGCCTTACGGCGCTGTGACCGATATCATCCAGCACGGTGAAAACGGACTGTTCGCCGACTCAACGCAGGAATGGCGGGATGCTTTCGAACGACTGCGCGACCCGCGCGAGCGCGCTCGCATCGGCGATGCCGGAAGACAAACCGTGATTGAGCGCTTCAGTCTCGCGAGCGCCGCGCCGCGGCTCGTCGCGTTGTTGGAGGGCGTAGCATGA